AAATCGCCGCGCGCCTCGACCATCCGAACATCGTGCCCCTCGTGGCGCACGCGGAGACGCAACTCGCCTTTCGCTTCATCGAGGGCGGAACGTTGCGCGCGGAGTTGGAAAAGCGCGTGTTCGACGTGCGAGAAGGCATCGCCCTCGCGCGCGGCATTCTCGCCGCCATCGGCCACGCGCACGGGCGCGGCGTGACGCACCTCGACCTCAAGCCGGAGAACATCTTGCTGGAGAACGGGCGCGTGCGCGTCACGGACTTCGGATTGTCGCACGACGCGGGCTTACCGCGCATCACGGCGCGCGGCGATCGTCTCGGCACGCCGCACTACATGGCGCCCGAGCAGTTCAAGGGGCAGCGGGGAGATCCGCGAAGCGACTTGTATAGTGTCGGCGTGATTTTGTTCGAGTGCCTCACGGGCACGCCGCCCTTTTACGATCCCTTCCGCTGGTTGGCGGGCCTCCCGACCGAGCGCGAAGCGTTGCCGCCCTACGTGGCGCTTCACGAGTTGCTGAACGCGGCGTTGTCGCGCGATCCGGACGCGCGGCCGTCGAGCGCCTTGGCGTTTCTGATCGCCCTGGAGAAGGCCGAGGCGGCCCTGCCTTGATTCTCGCGTTCGGCGGGCATCGTTACCTCGTGGAGGAAGCCGCTCGGCGCTCGCTCACCGAGCGCCGATTGAACATGCGTGACGTGACGCGACTCGGCGGCGAGGACGTCACGGCCGAGAAGCTCGCGCCCTTGCTCGCGCCGAGCTTGTTCGGGGACTCGGTCGTGATCGTGGATTTCGACGGCGTGAAGGTCGGCAAGGACGTGCTGGAGCTCGTCAGGAGCGCGCAGGGCGCCCTCGTGGTGATCCTCGATCCGTCCGCGCCCGTCACGCGACAGAAGGTGTACAGGGAGGCGGGCGAGTTCGTTTCGACGCCCGCGCCCGAGAAGGTCGGGGACGTGGCAGGCTGGGCGGCTCAGCGCGCGCGCGAACGCAAGTTGAAGTTGGAGCGCGACGCCGCCTTGTACCTCGCCGAGGTGTTCGGCTCGGATCTCGCGTCGATCGACTCGGAGTTGGAAAAGCTCTCGTTCGTGGACGGCAAGCTCGACCGCGCGCTCGTGTCGCGTGTCGTCGGGAAGGAAGCGCCGGGCGACAGCTTCGCGATGCTGGGCGCAGCGACGAGCGGCAAGCCCGCCGAGGCGTTGGCTCAACTGCGGCGACTTCTCGCGAGCGGCGAGGACCCGTTCAAGCTGATGGGCGCGGTCGTGTGGCAGTACAGCCTCGTCGCTCGCTGCGTGGCGGTCTTGCAAGACGAGCCGAGCGCCAACGAGCATATCGTGAGCACGCGGCTCGGCGTGAAGCCGTACCCGGCGAAGAAGGCGATGGAGGTCGCGCGGCGCGTAGACGAGCGCAAGTCGCGCGCCCAGTTGAGCCGCATCGTGCAAGCGGACCTCGCCATGAAAAGTGGAGGCGATCCCGCGACGACCTTGGAACGCTTGCTCGTCAGCCTCAGTCTTTGACAGCTTCCTCCAGCAAGGTGCGGCCCGCGTGTTCCCACACGCTCGGTGCGAGCGCGACGTGTTGCATGGCGGCGTGCGCGTCGCGAAAAGCGCGCGCGAGCGTTCCTTCGCGCAAGCTGGCTCCGCCCGCGAGTTCGTGCGTGATGCGCGTGACGTGCGCCGCCGTGAGCGCGACGTGCCTCGCCATCACGCCCGTCTCGGCGACGTCCGAGGCAGAAAGCGGGCGGTTCTCGCACGCCGCTTGCCACGCGC
This genomic window from Deinococcus yavapaiensis KR-236 contains:
- a CDS encoding serine/threonine-protein kinase → MIQRLTPSVLPLLRSVEVIQDRFGVRVERALLDGEPVLVKTLTADFPEMRARFHREGEIAARLDHPNIVPLVAHAETQLAFRFIEGGTLRAELEKRVFDVREGIALARGILAAIGHAHGRGVTHLDLKPENILLENGRVRVTDFGLSHDAGLPRITARGDRLGTPHYMAPEQFKGQRGDPRSDLYSVGVILFECLTGTPPFYDPFRWLAGLPTEREALPPYVALHELLNAALSRDPDARPSSALAFLIALEKAEAALP
- the holA gene encoding DNA polymerase III subunit delta, whose translation is MILAFGGHRYLVEEAARRSLTERRLNMRDVTRLGGEDVTAEKLAPLLAPSLFGDSVVIVDFDGVKVGKDVLELVRSAQGALVVILDPSAPVTRQKVYREAGEFVSTPAPEKVGDVAGWAAQRARERKLKLERDAALYLAEVFGSDLASIDSELEKLSFVDGKLDRALVSRVVGKEAPGDSFAMLGAATSGKPAEALAQLRRLLASGEDPFKLMGAVVWQYSLVARCVAVLQDEPSANEHIVSTRLGVKPYPAKKAMEVARRVDERKSRAQLSRIVQADLAMKSGGDPATTLERLLVSLSL